A single Providencia manganoxydans DNA region contains:
- a CDS encoding prepilin-type N-terminal cleavage/methylation domain-containing protein → MFKFYQNAQVEKKSLVQKLKALHTAKNQRGMTLLEIIIVLGIVGTIAAGVVVLAQRAFDSRAISEVVNNTNTLRVAMKDAYQRAPGYPVSKGTSGDYDIVSIKDATNSTEAIARLVQLGKVTTDEALNGISNDFINIGAGKTAANQGAEPGTGETPAKGKSGYKGFVVELNGLNQEQCRSILIQVGNLWDYAAVGASAPSGVYTVKTVVDMTVAPTGPVLRSLGTNGNVDLTPDAVAAVCVDAPTNSVILGTR, encoded by the coding sequence ATGTTTAAGTTTTATCAAAACGCGCAAGTCGAAAAGAAATCACTAGTTCAAAAGTTAAAAGCACTCCATACGGCTAAAAACCAACGAGGCATGACATTACTTGAAATCATTATCGTCTTGGGGATCGTTGGTACTATTGCTGCTGGCGTTGTTGTACTGGCACAACGTGCATTTGATAGCCGTGCAATTTCAGAAGTTGTAAATAACACCAATACATTACGTGTTGCAATGAAAGATGCATACCAGCGTGCTCCTGGTTATCCAGTATCCAAAGGAACGTCAGGTGATTATGATATTGTGAGCATTAAAGATGCCACTAACTCAACAGAAGCTATAGCACGCCTCGTTCAGCTAGGAAAAGTAACAACTGATGAAGCTCTTAATGGAATTTCTAATGACTTTATTAACATTGGTGCAGGGAAAACAGCTGCAAACCAAGGTGCTGAACCTGGTACCGGCGAAACCCCAGCAAAAGGTAAGAGTGGTTATAAAGGATTCGTAGTTGAACTCAACGGACTAAACCAAGAACAATGCCGTAGCATTCTGATCCAAGTAGGTAACCTATGGGATTACGCAGCTGTCGGAGCTTCAGCACCTTCAGGGGTATATACTGTCAAAACAGTTGTTGATATGACAGTCGCACCAACCGGTCCAGTTCTTCGTTCTTTAGGTACTAATGGTAATGTCGATCTAACCCCAGATGCAGTTGCGGCTGTATGTGTGGATGCACCAACTAACTCGGTAATTTTAGGTACTCGTTAA
- a CDS encoding helix-turn-helix domain-containing protein produces MSTNRYNENNINYLIGCFIRKARRARGMSGKEFSQKLNISHQQLSRYERGLTSFTLCKLILFLRALEKNINDLLTEIHWNENKDILLNVDYQ; encoded by the coding sequence ATGAGTACTAATAGATATAATGAAAATAACATTAATTATCTGATTGGTTGCTTTATTAGAAAAGCAAGGCGAGCAAGAGGAATGAGTGGTAAAGAGTTCTCACAAAAATTGAATATCAGCCATCAACAACTCTCTCGTTATGAAAGAGGTCTGACTAGCTTCACCCTTTGTAAACTTATCTTATTTCTAAGAGCTTTAGAAAAAAATATTAATGATTTACTCACCGAAATTCATTGGAATGAAAATAAAGACATATTACTTAATGTAGATTATCAGTAA
- the dusA gene encoding tRNA dihydrouridine(20/20a) synthase DusA, which produces MLDWTDRHCRYFHRLLSKNTLLYTEMVTTGAIIYGKGDYLAFSEQEQPVALQLGGSDPIALAQCAKLAEQRGYNEINLNVGCPSDRVQNGRFGACLMADAQLVADCIKAMQDVVSIPVTVKTRIGIDEQDSYQFLCDFIDTVSIKGGCEMFIIHARKAWLSGLSPKENREIPPLDYPRVYQLKRDFPHLTMAINGGIKTLEEAQEHLQYLDGVMVGREAYQNPSILTAVDNQLFDNQLPVVDAVEAVRQMFPYIEKELSQGAYLGHITRHMLGIFQGIPGARQWRRYLSENAHKKGADLAVVEHALALVTRGE; this is translated from the coding sequence ATGTTGGACTGGACCGACCGTCATTGTCGATATTTTCATCGCTTACTCAGCAAAAATACTTTGCTGTATACAGAGATGGTAACGACTGGCGCGATTATTTATGGTAAAGGGGACTATCTTGCCTTTAGTGAGCAAGAACAACCAGTTGCATTGCAATTGGGGGGAAGTGATCCCATTGCATTAGCACAATGCGCGAAATTAGCTGAACAACGTGGCTACAATGAAATCAATCTGAATGTAGGCTGCCCGTCTGATCGTGTACAAAATGGTCGCTTTGGTGCTTGTTTAATGGCTGATGCTCAATTAGTCGCAGATTGTATCAAAGCGATGCAAGATGTGGTTTCGATCCCCGTTACGGTGAAAACACGTATTGGTATTGATGAGCAAGATAGCTATCAATTTCTGTGTGATTTTATTGATACGGTTTCAATTAAAGGCGGATGTGAAATGTTTATTATCCATGCACGCAAAGCATGGCTATCCGGCCTTAGCCCGAAAGAAAATCGTGAAATTCCACCGCTAGATTATCCACGCGTTTATCAACTGAAACGCGATTTCCCACATTTAACCATGGCTATTAATGGTGGCATTAAAACGCTTGAGGAAGCACAAGAACATTTGCAGTACCTTGATGGCGTGATGGTGGGTCGTGAAGCTTATCAAAATCCATCGATTTTAACTGCTGTAGATAATCAATTATTTGATAATCAATTACCTGTCGTTGATGCTGTTGAAGCAGTGCGACAAATGTTTCCTTATATAGAGAAAGAATTATCGCAAGGAGCCTATCTTGGGCATATCACTCGTCATATGTTAGGCATATTTCAAGGGATCCCCGGCGCTCGTCAATGGCGGCGTTATTTGAGTGAAAATGCACATAAGAAAGGGGCAGATTTAGCCGTGGTTGAGCACGCTCTTGCGCTAGTGACTCGCGGGGAATAG
- a CDS encoding quinone oxidoreductase, with translation MVKRIEFVQHGGPEVLNYTDFDLKEPADNEIQIENHAIGINYIDTYVRSGLYPVASLPSGLGTEAAGVVVRTGSQVTGFRPGDRVMYAQGPLGAYSEVHNVPQHAVAHLPDGISFQQAAACGLKGMTVYYLLNQTYQIKRDEIFLFHAAAGGVGLIACQWAKALGAKMIGTVGSNEKAQRAKAAGAWEVINYQTEDIAERVKELTQGEKVNVVYDSVGQSTWIASLDSLKRRGLMVSFGNASGPVTGVNLGILNQKGGLYVTRPSLGVYVSDRAELDQASKALFDMILSGKLNVDVPEQQIFALKDVQTAHRTLESRKTQGSSLLIP, from the coding sequence ATGGTAAAACGTATTGAATTTGTACAACACGGTGGCCCTGAAGTTTTAAATTACACCGATTTTGACCTAAAAGAACCCGCCGATAACGAAATTCAGATAGAAAACCATGCCATAGGGATTAACTATATTGATACCTATGTGCGTAGTGGTTTATACCCTGTAGCCAGTTTACCTTCAGGCTTAGGAACTGAAGCCGCAGGTGTTGTTGTAAGAACTGGCTCTCAGGTGACAGGCTTTCGGCCTGGAGATCGCGTTATGTACGCTCAAGGGCCGTTGGGAGCATATAGTGAAGTGCATAATGTGCCGCAACATGCTGTCGCTCACCTTCCTGATGGAATTTCATTCCAGCAAGCCGCAGCTTGTGGCCTAAAAGGGATGACCGTTTACTATCTCCTAAACCAAACTTATCAAATTAAACGCGATGAAATTTTCCTATTTCACGCAGCAGCAGGCGGTGTGGGCTTAATTGCTTGTCAATGGGCGAAAGCTCTCGGCGCAAAAATGATAGGTACTGTTGGTAGCAACGAGAAAGCTCAGCGCGCAAAAGCCGCTGGTGCATGGGAAGTCATTAATTATCAGACTGAAGATATTGCTGAGCGCGTTAAGGAACTAACCCAAGGCGAGAAAGTTAACGTCGTTTATGACTCTGTTGGTCAATCTACTTGGATTGCTTCACTGGACTCATTAAAACGTCGCGGTTTGATGGTGAGTTTTGGTAATGCCTCTGGCCCTGTAACTGGGGTTAATTTAGGTATTCTAAATCAAAAAGGCGGCCTGTACGTCACTCGCCCATCATTGGGTGTATATGTTTCCGATCGCGCGGAGCTGGATCAAGCAAGCAAGGCACTATTTGATATGATTTTAAGCGGCAAACTTAATGTCGATGTGCCAGAGCAACAAATATTCGCACTTAAAGATGTGCAAACCGCTCACCGCACACTGGAATCACGAAAAACACAAGGCTCTAGCCTACTAATACCGTAA